A single Anopheles maculipalpis chromosome 3RL, idAnoMacuDA_375_x, whole genome shotgun sequence DNA region contains:
- the LOC126563132 gene encoding ubiquitin-conjugating enzyme E2 C produces MAQNINPERAQSSNPSKQSDEALINNNNQAVSKRLQKELMALMLSSEKSISAFPEGENFFKWIGTISGPDDTVYKGQKYKLLLEFPNSYPYSAPNVKFITPCFHPNVDLSGSICLDILKDKWSALYDVRTILLSIQSLLGEPNNDSPLNSQASQLWPNQVEYKKYLDDFYEKNKDS; encoded by the exons ATGGCCCAAAACATCAACCCGGAGCGCGCACAGTCGTCGAACCCATCGAAACAGAGCGATGAGGCGCTGataaacaacaataaccaAGCCGTTAGCAAAAG ACTCCAGAAAGAGCTGATGGCGCTGATGCTGTCGTCGGAAAAATCCATCTCTGCCTTCCCGGAGGGtgaaaatttcttcaaatgGATCGGCACAATCAGCGGTCCGGACGATACCGTGTACAAGGGTCAGAAGTacaagctgctgctggaatTTCCCAACTCGTACCCGTACTCGGCCCCGAACGTAAAGTTCATCACGCCCTGTTTTCACCCAAACGTCGACCTCAGCGGTTCGATCTGCCTTGACATCCTGAAGGACAAATGGTCCGCATTGTACGATGTGCGAACGATCCTGCTTTCGATTCAATCCCTGCTCGGCGAACCGAACAACGATAGCCCACTGAACTCGCAGGCATCCCAGCTGTGGCCGAACCAGGTCGAGTACAAAAAGTATTTGGATGATTTCTACGAGAAGAACAAGGATTCGTAA
- the LOC126562473 gene encoding EARP-interacting protein homolog, whose translation MEDNNSLVYGLEFQARALASQQAESNDVRFFVATQSLKPNNQLHVVDLNEDSSALQSRIFAHPYGEVWRLTASPHDPRSLASCYSMLKGGTQVVMETALITLPESLEPKDNEQEFLAFENVETLATSEYGSEIRTTEFHPSDANQLACVVDGKIVLFHRAEAATRVVAEINAKNVPKFTTGRWSHFHQGNHFIALHDCSIRSYDVRDPNHVVWSIEEAHSQMVRDLDCNPNKQCHIVTGGDDGVMKVWDFRNTKEHVFARSDHHHWIWSVRFNTYHDQLLLSSGSDGKVLLTCAGSVSSEAPEVIAGPDAVEPAGGSELREHLADGLLQTFDQHEDSVYGVEWSTADPWMFASLSYDGRMIISKVPKQYKYQILL comes from the exons ATGGAGGATAACAATTCTCTCGTGTATGGGCTCGAGTTTCAG GCAAGAGCACTTGCATCGCAGCAAGCCGAAAGTAATGATGTGCGGTTTTTCGTTGCTACGCAAAGCCTCAAGCCAAACAACCAGCTGCACGTAGTCGATCTGAACGAGGACAGTTCGGCCCTGCAGTCGCGCATTTTCGCCCATCCGTACGGGGAAGTATGGCGACTAACGGCAAGCCCGCACGATCCGCGATCATTGGCCAGCTGCTACAGTATGCTGAAAGGTGGTACACAGGTCGTGATGGAAACGGCACTGATAACGCTACCGGAATCTCTCGAACCAAAGGACAACGAGCAGGAGTTTTTGGCATTCGAAAATGTAGAAACGCTTGCCACGAGCGAGTATGGGTCGGAAATACGTACCACCGAGTTCCATCCATCCGATGCGAACCAGCTGGCCTGTGTGGTGGATGGTAAGATAGTACTGTTTCATCGGGCGGAAGCAGCAACGCGCGTTGTGGCTGAGATAAATGCTAAAAATGTGCCCAAGTTTACAACTGGCCGGTGGTCCCATTTTCATCAGGGCAATCATTTTATAGCCTTGCATGATTGTAGCATAAG ATCGTACGACGTCCGGGACCCTAATCATGTGGTGTGGAGCATCGAGGAAGCACACAGCCAGATGGTACGAGACTTGGATTGCAATCCAAACAAGCAGTGTCACATTGTGACCGGTGGCGATGATGGTGTGATGAAGGTGTGGGATTTCCGTAACACGAAGGAACACGTGTTTGCCCGCAGCGATCATCACCACTGGATTTGGAGTGTACGATTCAACACGTATCACGATCAGCTACTGCTGTCCAGCGGTAGCGATGGTAAGGTGCTACTTACCTGCGCCGGTAGCGTGAGTTCTGAAGCGCCGGAAGTTATTGCTGGGCCCGATGCAGTTGAACCAGCGGGCGGTAGTGAGCTGAGGGAACATTTGGCGGACGGGTTGCTGCAAACTTTCGATCAGCACGAGGATTCGGTGTACGGTGTCGAGTGGAGTACGGCCGATCCGTGGATGTTTGCATCGCTTAGCTACGATGGGCGTATGATAATCTCCAAGGTGCCCAAGCAGTACAAGTATCAAATATTGCTGTAG
- the LOC126562436 gene encoding innexin inx2-like: MIEFARPLQNILRVKQVNSTDLIWRLHCRATVYLLLVASLLLSARQYFGNPIDCVIGGGAVPGSTMNEFCWIMGTYISSDPNFALDSTDLVKINAKIGHIPESERSYQKYYQWVVFILALQAGMFSLPNFLWKAWEAGRLQSLCDGLTSPIVPDDWQKSRKKQLIALFVADFPRLHRTYLLRYCFCTLLNFCNVLLNIFLLNLIFSGFWTNYHPAVTALLSFDFPSWNRYNSQVFPKIAKCDFHFIGPSGSKQNRDGLCLLSLNVVNEKIFAFLWLWFLMLLAISALNLLYWVVVLCSKSFRLWLVAAPLYPIRSTVVSRALEGQEIGKWFLLHQLCRNLNPIISRELLMSMSKVKTANNRKSYRMAKTGGEPDFYDDPEGFAEEDV; the protein is encoded by the exons atgatCGAATTCGCCAGACCGTTGCAGAACATTCTGCGCGTCAAGCAGGTGAACTCTACCGATCTCATATGGCGGCTGCACTGCCGGGCGACGGTGTATTTGCTGTTGGTGGCGTCCCTACTTCTATCGGCCCGGCAATATTTTGGCAATCCGATCGACTGCGTGATCGGCGGTGGGGCGGTACCTGGCTCGACAATGAACGAATTTTGCTGGATCATGGGCACGTACATTAGCAGCGATCCTAACTTCG CACTGGATAGCACCGATTTGGTGAAGATCAACGCCAAGATTGGACACATTCCGGAGAGTGAACGATCGTACCAGAAATACTACCAGTGGGTCGTGTTCATACTAGCGCTACAGGCCGGCATGTTCTCGTTGCCCAACTTCCTTTGGAAGGCTTGGGAAGCGGGCCGTCTGCAATCACTTTGCGATGGATTGA CTTCACCTATCGTGCCGGATGATTGGCAAAAATCGCGCAAGAAGCAACTGATCGCCCTTTTCGTGGCCGATTTTCCCCGGCTACACCGGACGTACCTGCTCCGTTATTGCTTCTGCACACTGCTGAACTTCTGCAACGTGCTGCTAAACATTTTCCTCCTAAATCTCATCTTTTCCGGCTTCTGGACAAACTATCATCCCGCCGTAACCGCACTACTATCGTTCGATTTTCCCTCCTGGAATCGGTACAATTCGCAAGTGTTTCCGAAAATCGCCAAGTGTGATTTTCACTTCATCGGACCGAGCGGTTCCAAGCAGAATCGCGACGGGCTCTGCCTGTTGTCGCTGAATGTGGTGAATGAGAAGATTTTCGCCTTCCTTTGGCTATGGTTTTTGATGCTGTTGGCGATATCGGCACTGAACCTGCTCTACTGGGTGGTGGTGCTGTGTAGCAAGAGTTTTCGGCTGTGGCTAGTGGCAGCTCCACTGTACCCGATCCGTTCGACGGTCGTGTCCCGTGCGCTGGAAGGGCAGGAAATTGGCAAGTGGTTCCTGCTGCATCAGCTGTGCCGCAATCTTAATCCCATCATCAGTCGGGAACTGTTGATGAGTATGTCGAAAGTCAAAACGGCCAACAATCGTAAATCGTACCGAATGGCAAAGACGGGCGGCGAACCGGACTTTTACGATGATCCCGAAGGCTTCGCCGAAGAGGACGTATAA
- the LOC126562828 gene encoding kxDL motif-containing protein CG10681, whose amino-acid sequence MMNSEMSSSMHSGRPESDFSIECFQNYTAPEVFVQGLAGLVNQTDVEVMIRAQKQMLQRFEKTNEMLLNCNALSASRLKIATDDFKKHTKLLHDMKKDLDYIFRKIRTIKTKIGNQYPTAFAEAEAKNKPISFDEEDEIDTASRAETLDEKREQPGDGGNTPSVSSTPVKASSAGKGKPSISKPVDGEGDGKERKKALASGSRENSTVGYVKMEQSPENRKSGGGGSSSGEQKRRSFRSTQSSSTDNSNDSSDCTSDTG is encoded by the exons ATGATGAACTCGGAGATGAGCAGCAGCATGCATTCAGGACGTCCGGAAAGCGATTTCAGCATCGAATGCTTCCAGAATTACACCGCTCCGGAAGTGTTCGTCCAAGGGTTGGCCGGTTTGGTCAACCAAACGGATGTGGAAGTTATGATACGGGCACAGAAACAAAT GTTGCAACGCTTtgaaaaaacgaatgaaaTGTTGCTCAACTGTAATGCGCTCAGTGCCAGCCGTCTCAAGATTGCTACGGATGATTTTAAAAAGCACACGAAACTGCTGCACGACATGAAGAAAGATTTGGACTACATTTTTCGCAAGATACGGACGATAAAGACAAAAATCGGTAACCAATATCCGACGGCATTTGCTGAAGCCGAGGCCAAGAACAAACCGATCAGTTTCGACGAGGAAGATGAAATCGATACCGCAAGTCGAGCGGAAACGTTAGACGAGAAAAGGGAGCAACCCGGTGATGGTGGTAACACACCGTCAGTGTCGTCGACACCCGTCAAGGCGTCATCTGCTGGGAAGGGAAAACCATCCATCAGCAAACCAGTGGATGGGGAAGGTGATGGGAAGGAACGGAAGAAAGCGCTAGCTAGTGGTAGTAGGGAAAATTCGACTGTAGGATATGTGAAAATGGAACAAAGTCCAGAAAATCGGAAATCCGGCGGCGGTGGATCGAGCAGCGGTGAGCAGAAGCGACGATCGTTCCGATCGACTCAAAGCAGTTCGACTGATAATTCTAACGATTCTTCAGATTGTACGTCCGATACGGGATAA
- the LOC126561004 gene encoding NFX1-type zinc finger-containing protein 1: protein MSNTKNLQEDDNDCDDWFNKDEDDFVVNIPNKAAADGEGTKEEAARAPETSVRDMLDNLKFTLNDEGGNYVDSIKHATSGRTAKFELPKGAPGKYVQTIPLTKLSNILENETLSMFADIYVQKEEFIATLTKKTYGEELLLVLMKIMNKLSTIPLYETVKQLFEILVGQQQLWEQLLKYFQQPAEGERKKKKKSKIVRPTISRIDMMDVLVKFMTETRHQLPLVPQRVVEFCDKLSRILPPDDKKQIEQLHELLVQNNTMAAERPAKQISIYPTISELKDGAGPSMNLKQNIVKGKYENVEHYLEVHLHLLKEDFLIPLRTGIEKYRKFVAKNGPGISFAGESIRVHYPVKLLLPSTVNRRTAKEQLILVDLDPAERGYSTVSARYKRLALSNTKRFMNGSMVLFTDGPELNELVVAVISNRDAAQLLNGYIYVELIRMERQQQENEQSAYGMNLFNRPLLMIESEIFFEPYHQTFNALGRLREDTFPLKSYIVDVTFPSKGLPRYLSQSSSGHLFNYGGIQFDLKKPDEWPAVALTRAAGMNASQYEAFRMALTNQFTLIQGPPGTGKTFIGLRIVETLLANTGEQILLICLTNHALDQFLCGVTRYTDSIVRMGGQSKHPLLDKYNVKQLQEDERIDRRLRISYYNVKQEYLKLVERFDALQQEQETSDSLSRAMVQCMAELVDASRRLNELSQLSTLKLIQGFRVVAMTTTFAARNRTLLELLRTPIVVIEEAAEVLEAHIVSTLTRHTAQCVLIGDHKQLRPTTSTYVLSRHYRMDLSLFERMINNRFSAAMMTVQHRMRPEMADLLRPTIYPILEDADSVTARPDVTGMMRNLYFLTHNYPEGGESADSTASDDGGDEKSKKNLFECRFLLALCEYLLAHGTYNVEDIVILTAYNGQMLQFVAEKKNRPTLHGIRIAVIDNYQGEECKIVLLSLVRSGSANGGTDTIGFLAHENRICVALSRAREGLYMVGNMSLLAKCSKTWSSIERKLRDKAAIGDTMPLQCVTHGQAVEVKLPEDFGELKDVRCICGVQQK, encoded by the exons ATGTCCAACACCAAAAACCTACAAGAGGATGATAACGATTGTGATGATTGGTTCAATAAGGATGAAGATGATTTCGTTGTAAACATACCAAACAAAGCTGCCGCTGATGGCGAAGGCACCAAGGAAGAAGCTGCCCGCGCACCGGAAACATCCGTCAGGGATATGCTGgacaatttaaaattcacaCTGAACG ACGAAGGTGGCAATTATGTGGACTCGATCAAGCACGCCACATCGGGCCGTACAGCCAAATTCGAGCTGCCGAAAGGTGCGCCCGGAAAGTACGTACAAACCATTCCACTCACAAAGCTTTCAAACATACtggaaaacgaaacactcTCAATGTTTGCCGATATTTACGTGCAGAAGGAAGAATTTATCGCCACACTGACGAAGAAAACGTACGGCGAGGAGTTACTGTTGGtattgatgaaaataatgaaCAAACTCAGCACGATTCCACTGTACGAAACGGTCAAACAGCTGTTCGAGATACTCGTCGGTCAGCAGCAACTTTGGGAACAATTGCTAAAATATTTCCAGCAGCCGGCCGAaggagaaaggaagaaaaagaaaaaaagcaaaatcgtACGTCCGACCATTTCACGAATTGATATGATGGACGTTTTGGTGAAATTTATGACCGAAACAAGGCATCAGCTACCGTTGGTACCCCAGCGAGTGGTGGAGTTTTGTGATAAGTTGAGCCGAATTTTACCACCGGATGATAAGAAACAAATCGAACAGTTGCATGAATTGTTGGTGCAAAACAACACGATGGCTGCAGAGCGCCCGGCCAAACAAATCAGT ATTTATCCTACCATCAGCGAACTCAAGGATGGTGCCGGACCATCGATGAATCTGAAGCAAAACATCGTAAAAGGGAAGTATGAAAACGTCGAACACTATCTGGAAGTTCATCTGCACCTGCTCAAGGAGGACTTCCTTATCCCGTTGCGCACCGGTATAGAGAAGTATCGAAAGTTTGTCGCAAAAAATGGCCCTGGAATATCGTTTGCCGGCGAAAGCATCCGTGTTCACTACCCCGTGAAGCTGCTGCTTCCCAGCACAGTGAATCGGCGCACCGCAAAGGAGCAACTAATTCTGGTTGATTTAGATCCTGCCGAGCGTGGCTATTCGACCGTTTCCGCGCGCTACAAACGCTTAGCACTGTCCAACACGAAACGGTTCATGAACGGTTCGATGGTGCTGTTCACCGATGGTCCGGAGTTGAACGAACTGGTTGTGGCTGTCATTAGCAATCGTGACGCAGCTCAGCTGCTGAACGGATACATTTACGTGGAACTGATCCGGATGGAACGACAGCAGCAAGAAAACGAACAGTCGGCGTACGGGATGAACCTGTTTAATCGCCCACTGTTGATGATTGagagtgaaatatttttcgaaCCGTACCATCAAACCTTTAACGCGCTCGGCCGCTTGCGCGAGGACACATTTCCGCTCAAATCGTATATTGTCGATGTAACGTTTCCGAGCAAAGGATTGCCTCGGTATTTATCTCAGAGCAGTTCGGGGCATCTTTTCAATTATGGCGGAATTCAGTTTGATCTCAAGAAACCAGACGAATGGCCTGCTGTAGCATTGACAAGGGCAGCCGGGATGAATGCGTCACAGTACGAAGCGTTTCGCATGGCACTGACAAATCAGTTTACGCTGATACAGGGTCCACCCGGTACGGGGAAAACATTCATCGGATTGCGGATCGTTGAAACGCTACTTGCAAACACCGGCGAGCAAATACTTCTCATCTGTCTCACCAACCACGCGCTGGATCAGTTTCTGTGCGGTGTTACACGATACACGGACAGTATCGTGCGGATGGGTGGCCAATCGAAGCACCCACTGCTGGACAAGTATAACGTAAAGCAACTGCAGGAAGACGAACGGATTGATCGGCGGTTACGGATAAGCTACTACAATGTGAAGCAAGAGTACCTGAAGCTGGTTGAGCGATTTGATGCGTTACAGCAGGAGCAGGAAACGTCGGACAGTTTGTCGCGGGCGATGGTCCAATGTATG GCAGAATTGGTGGACGCTTCGCGGCGTCTTAACGAGCTGAGCCAGCTGAGCACACTGAAACTGATACAGGGCTTCCGGGTGGTTGCCATGACGACAACGTTTGCCGCTCGCAATCGTACCCTGCTAGAGCTACTGCGTACACCGATCGTAGTGATCGAGGAGGCGGCCGAAGTGCTTGAAGCACACATTGTGTCAACCCTCACACGGCACACCGCCCAATGTGTGCTGATCGGCGACCACAAACAGTTGCGTCCGACCACGAGCACCTACGTACTGTCGCGTCACTATCGGATGGATTTGTCGTTGTTTGAGCGTATGATTAACAACCGATTCAGCGCGGCCATGATGACCGTGCAGCATCGAATGCGTCCGGAAATGGCGGATTTATTACGACCAACGATCTATCCTATACTGGAGGATGCTGATTCGGTTACCGCACGACCGGATGTAACTGGTATGATGCGAAACTTGTACTTCCTAACGCACAATTATCCGGAAGGAGGTGAATCGGCGGACTCGACGGCGAGCGATGATGGAGGGGATGAAAAGTCGAAAAAGAACCTTTTCGAATGTCGGTTTCTGCTCGCACTTTGTGAGTATTTGCTTGCCCATGGGACGTATAACGTGGAGGATATTGTTATATTGACGGCTTACAACGGACAGATGTTGCAGTTCGTGGCG gagaagaaaaaccgtCCCACCCTGCACGGTATCCGAATAGCGGTTATTGACAATTATCAGGGCGAGGAGTGTAAAATCGTTCTCCTTTCGCTGGTACGTAGTGGCAGCGCAAACGGTGGCACCGATACGATCGGGTTTCTTGCGCATGAAAATCGTATCTGCGTTGCGCTATCACGTGCCCGGGAGGGGCTCTACATGGTGGGCAACATGTCGCTACTGGCCAAGTGCTCAAAAACTTGGTCCAGTATCGAGAGGAAACTGCGTGATAAGGCTGCGATTGGCGATACGATGCCGTTACAATGTGTGACACACGGACAGGCTGTGGAG GTCAAACTGCCCGAGGACTTTGGGGAGTTAAAAGATGTAAGATGCATTTGCGGtgtacaacaaaaataa
- the LOC126561574 gene encoding splicing factor 3B subunit 2, which yields MDNNLEQQTNGTMVPPPMAPSEMLLDDGMPVEMVDGGGWPVQMVPMMQEDENHPDDDSEQQQHTELSEMDGEREEEEQEQEQEPEDDSQQMPVLSPPPALMSLQVDNPDEVAKKPSELVLPKALEDVLALKTIRAQELNVEETLAAVGAVLPGSYHEPEGALESDDDNVNEPTSAADPDGDDSSMHGAFSDPGQTRVEGKQDKNRRKKKRKKENRKARREQMQKAHEQRILEQQKQPEKSHTKSQHAKHKTIRSKDPEQAASDEVEQTEEERPDKDPACSIDDSDDGKETEEETVKKMNGDQEKNGETEEIDVPEDGHRTNGQKEGDVDESIVQADSDENGKKAPPTTKSTATDEDILKDVEIEYVPEKVTIADLGPMYRQFYRVFEIFKLDTKSKEAVKSADETEKEKAAAETKKLDDGMDYDYDDMGDQDEKDDKEKISKRKLKKLNRLSVAELKQLVTRPDVVEMHDVTARDPKLLVQLKSHRNTVQVPRHWCFKRKYLQGKRGIEKPPFDLPAFIKKTGIMEMRASLQEKDEAKTLKAKMRERARPKMGKIDIDYQKLHDAFFKWQTKPRMTIHGDLYYEGKEFETRLKEKKPGDLSEELRIALGMPIGPACHKIPPPWLIAQQRYGPPPSYPNLKIPGLNAPIPEGCSFGYHAGGWGKPPVDESGKPLYGDVFGVAGMDGEGGMGEEEIDRTVWGELESESEESSEEEEDEGEDMTAQPDESGLITPAEGLVTPSGLTSGVPAGMETPDTIELRKKKIESEMEDNETPVLYHVLPEKRNERIGAAMMASTHVYDISAAGGGAGVPGGGPAAAAGGGRGAGRGGPVDREGMVELALDPSELDLDNDAMAQRYEQQMREQQSHLQKEDLSDMLAEHVARQKSKRKRQQTDTTSKQSKKYKEFKF from the exons ATGGACAACAATTTGGAG CAACAAACCAATGGAACTATGGTACCACCACCGATGGCACCGTCGGAAATGCTCCTCGATGATGGTATGCCGGTAGAAATGGTGGACGGTGGTGGATGGCCGGTACAAATGGTTCCGATGATGCAGGAGGACGAAAATCACCCAGACGACGACAgtgaacaacagcaacatacGGAACTGTCCGAGATGGATGGGGAACGGGAGGAGGAAGAGCAGGAGCAGGAGCAAGAACCGGAAGATGATTCGCAACAGATGCCCGTATTGTCTCCTCCTCCAGCATTAATGTCGCTGCAGGTAGACAATCCCGATGAAGTGGCAAAAAAACCTTCCGAACTGGTACTGCCGAAAGCGCTGGAAGATGTACTAGCGCTGAAGACGATTCGTGCGCAGGAGCTTAATGTGGAGGAAACGCTAGCTGCCGTCGGTGCCGTTTTGCCCGGTTCATACCACGAGCCGGAAGGTGCATTAGAGTCGGATGATGATAATGTCAACGAACCAACGAGTGCAGCCGATCCGGATGGAGACGATTCGTCGATGCACGGAGCTTTTTCCGATCCGGGACAAACGCGCGTGGAAGGAAAGCAGGACAAAAACAGACGCAAGAAAAAACGTAAGAAGGAAAACCGTAAGGCACGACGTGAGCAGATGCAGAAAGCACACGAACAGCGGATActggagcaacaaaaacaacccgaAAAATCCCACACTAAATCGCAACATgcaaagcataaaacaatacGGTCGAAAGATCCGGAGCAAGCAGCTAGCGACGAAGTGGAACAAACTGAGGAGGAACGACCGGATAAGGATCCGGCTTGCTCGATCGATGATAGTGACGATGGCAAAGAGACGGAGGAGGAAACGGTGAAAAAAATGAACGGCGATCAGGAGAAAAATGGTGAAACTGAAGAGATAGACGTACCGGAAGATGGACATCGTACAAACGGACAAAAGGAAGGTGACGTTGATGAATCTATCGTACAGGCGGACAGTgacgaaaatggcaaaaaggcACCACCAACCACAAAATCAACGGCCACCGATGAGGATATCTTGAAAGACGTTGAGATCGAGTACGTACCGGAAAAGGTGACGATTGCTGATCTGGGACCGATGTATCGTCAGTTTTACCGTGTGTTTGAAATCTTCAAACTCGACACCAAATCAAAGGAAGCGGTCAAAAGCGCGGACGAGACGGAAAAGGAGAAAGCGGCAGCCGAAACGAAGAAGCTAGACGACGGGATGGACTACGATTACGACGATATGGGCGATCAGGACGAGAAGGACGACAAGGAAAAGATTTCCAAGCGCAAGCTAAAGAAACTAAACCGGTTGAGTGTTGCCGAACTGAAGCAGCTCGTCACACGCCCGGATGTGGTCGAAATGCATGATGTGACGGCGCGCGATCCGAAGCTGCTGGTGCAGCTGAAGAGCCATCGCAATACGGTCCAAGTACCGCGGCACTGGTGCTTCAAGCGCAAGTACCTGCAGGGTAAGCGAGGTATCGAGAAGCCACCGTTCGATCTTCCGGCGTTCATTAAGAAGACGGGAATTATGGAGATGCGTGCATCGCTGCAGGAAAAGGACGAAGCTAAAACACTGAAAGCGAAAATGCGTGAACGAGCACGGCCAAAGATGGGCAAGATCGATATCGACTACCAGAAGCTGCACGATGCGTTCTTCAAGTGGCAAACGAAGCCGCGCATGACGATTCACGGTGATTTGTACTACGAAGGGAAAGAGTTCGAGACACGGTTGAAGGAGAAGAAGCCGGGCGATTTGTCGGAAGAGTTGCGTATCGCGCTGGGCATGCCGATCGGACCGGCTTGCCATAAAATTCCTCCACCGTGGCTAATCGCTCAGCAGCGGTATGGACCACCGCCGAGCTATCCTAACCTAAAGATACCCGGCCTGAATGCGCCCATTCCCGAGGGATGCTCGTTTGGATATCATGCCGGCGGTTGGGGTAAGCCACCGGTGGACGAAAGTGGCAAACCACTGTACGGCGACGTGTTCGGAGTGGCCGGTATGGATGGGGAAGGTGGTATGGGTGAGGAGGAAATCGATCGGACGGTATGGGGCGAGCTAGAATCGGAATCGGAAGAATCGTCcgaagaggaggaagatgaGGGCGAAGATATGACGGCACAGCCGGACGAAAGTGGACTGATCACACCGGCCGAAGGGCTCGTAACTCCCTCCGGTCTGACCAGCGGTGTACCGGCCGGTATGGAAACGCCCGACACGATCGAACTGCGCAAGAAGAAGATCGAGAGCGAGATGGAGGACAACGAGACGCCGGTACTGTACCACGTGCTGCCGGAGAAGCGAAACGAGCGTATCGGTGCGGCCATGATGGCTTCGACACACGTGTACGATATCTCCGCTgcgggtggtggtgctggtgtgcCTGGTGGCGGACCAGCGgcagctgctggtggtggtcgtgGCGCCGGTCGTGGTGGTCCAGTAGATCGGGAAGGTATGGTAGAACTGGCGCTCGATCCGTCCGAACTTGATCTGGACAATGATGCGATGGCACAACGGTACGAGCAGCAGATGCGCGAACAGCAGAGCCATCTGCAGAAGGAGGATCTTTCCGACATGCTGGCGGAACACGTGGCCCGGCAAAAATCGAAACGGAAACGGCAGCAAACCGACACGACCAGCAAACAGTCGAAGAAGTACAAGGAGTTCAAGTTTTAG
- the LOC126562704 gene encoding negative elongation factor E, protein MVYIHFPSNLTEEELMLQAKYAKLRKKKKALQALKAPKQEPEKNLLPKRPADARDAREVARKLLKSGAIQAIQKPQPKQEASFKRPKGQERKRVQPEMSPAGQYQSFGASTEFESTSSTIATSSAVVPSSATPAESPNSPVEKETSRVQNLYQQFANERDKDDQMDKSKPPSLDASKDKPRSGNTVYVSGNKVTENFLKKHFSDFGEILNISMEIEKGRGFITFSKTESADKAISELHSKTVGGIQLQVQLARRQPQINPINDAGSSAVWSALATNRSQKGKHKDNRELVCYDHDDIF, encoded by the coding sequence ATGGTTTACATACATTTCCCATCGAATTTAACCGAGGAGGAACTGATGCTGCAAGCCAAATATGCCAAActacgaaagaagaaaaaagccctCCAAGCGCTGAAGGCACCGAAACAGGAGCCGGAAAAGAATCTGTTGCCCAAACGGCCAGCTGATGCACGCGATGCACGGGAAGTCGCACGAAAGCTACTTAAAAGTGGTGCCATACAAGCTATACAAAAACCACAGCCGAAACAGGAGGCTTCGTTCAAGCGACCGAAAGGCCAGGAGCGGAAACGCGTACAACCGGAAATGTCACCCGCTGGACAGTATCAATCGTTCGGTGCGTCTACAGAGTTTGAAAGCACCAGCTCGACGATTGCCACGTCCAGTGCTGTGGTTCCAAGTTCGGCCACACCAGCCGAAAGTCCGAACAGTCCGGTGGAGAAGGAAACAAGCCGCGTACAGAACCTCTATCAACAATTTGCCAATGAGCGTGACAAGGACGATCAGATGGACAAATCGAAACCACCGAGCCTCGATGCATCGAAGGACAAACCACGGTCCGGTAACACGGTATACGTTTCCGGTAACAAGGTGACGGAGAACTTTCTCAAGAAGCATTTTAGCGATTTTGGTGAAATTCTCAACATTTCGATGGAGATCGAGAAGGGACGTGGATTTATCACATTCTCGAAGACGGAATCGGCCGACAAAGCGATCAGTGAGCTGCACTCTAAGACGGTCGGTGGTATACAGCTGCAAGTGCAGCTGGCTCGCCGTCAGCCACAGATTAATCCGATTAACGATGCTGGCTCTTCTGCTGTTTGGTCTGCACTGGCTACTAACCGCTcgcaaaaaggcaaacataAGGACAACCGGGAGCTGGTTTGTTACGATCATGATGATATATTTTGA